DNA sequence from the Manihot esculenta cultivar AM560-2 chromosome 11, M.esculenta_v8, whole genome shotgun sequence genome:
GCTTGGACTCAGAAAGAGATCATATGGTCAATTTCTGGTGCGTTTGCCACCGTTCAAGGGGATTGCTCTGCTTTCAAACACCAAATCCCTCACTCTTGCCAGCCAAAACCTGTCATTGCGGATCTGACGCCAGATGCTTCACCTGAAAACACGTCTGAGAACTGCTGCCGTGGTGGCCTTCTTTCAGCTTGGGCTATTGATCCTTCTAATTCGTTCTCTTCCTTTGAAATTACTGTTGGCAACTTGGATATAAATGCAACTCTACATCCTCCAGCTAATTTGACTTTATCCGCACCAGGTCCTGGTTACACTTGTGGTCCAGTAACGGATACTAATCCAACGGAGTCGTTAGATATTGGGGGCAGAAGAAAAGTTCAGGTTTACAGTAAGTACACTATGCTTGAGCTATTAGAGCAAACTTGCAGATTTTTTTTAACCATGCAACTAACCATATCCATAAATTTGCTGTTCTAATTTTCAGAAACATGGAAATCAACATGCACTTACTCTAGTTTCTTGGCAAACAAAAAGCCTGTTTGTTGTGTTTCACTCTCAACCTTCTATAATCGTAAGGTCACAACATGCCCTGAATGTAGCTGTGGATGCAAAGAGACGAACCAAAACGCAGTTGAATGTATAAGGTGAACAATTTCCTAGTTACCTGTGTGAGTATAATGAGCCTACAGTTTCCATATATAGTAACATATCAAtctctgtgtgtgtgtggaATATCAGTGAAGGTTCCTCCTCGTCATTGTCAGATTTGAACAGCCTAGACATGGTGCAATGTACAGATCATATGTGCCCAGTAAGAGTTCATTGGCATGTTAAGAACAATTACATGAGTCATTGGAGGGTGAAAATTACAGTCTCTAACTACAATTATAAGAGAAACTACTCAAACTGGAACGTATTAGTACAGCATCCTGGCTTCAGCGAGAAAGTAATTACATATAGCTTCAATAGTACAACGCTTCCCACCTTTGGCTTTACTGGTACTCATTCCATTTCTTCTTATTGCCTGGGCTTTGCAGTTGTAATCTCTATCTCTATTATTATATTTCAGGGTTTAGACAATAATACCGTAGCATCAGTGGTAAACttattatcttaatattattaagCTAATAGTTtgacaaattttaaaattgctataaagaaaattcaattttttactatatttaataaaatacttcaataaaatatttattttatatttaataaaattataattttaattgtattttttatcGATCgcaaaaaaataagtaaaaccgCTGCCTTATACTTCGACATCAAAGACATATCAAATGCTTTCAAACCCTTGCTATCGACTTATGGCGGCAATATTAAAATGTACAAGGCAATAATTTACCATTGTTGCATTAGACCGATTTTCATAGTAGTTCTTAGGACTATTGCAGTAATGACTACTTGATTTATCAATAAAGTGATTGGGATTCCTGCAGACAAGATTGCCTTGTTCTGGGGTTTACAGTTCTACAACAACGAACTGTTGCAAGCTGATGAAGAAGAACAAGGCTCAGTGACAACAGATATACTTCTGGAAAAGGATTTGAGAATTTTCACTTTAA
Encoded proteins:
- the LOC110625624 gene encoding COBRA-like protein 2 — protein: MESVMSCLQFSALTLMLLIVCCTFSDCYDPLDPNGRITVTFDIHEWRTDGYLARVTIQNYYQYRHVDKPGWSIGWAWTQKEIIWSISGAFATVQGDCSAFKHQIPHSCQPKPVIADLTPDASPENTSENCCRGGLLSAWAIDPSNSFSSFEITVGNLDINATLHPPANLTLSAPGPGYTCGPVTDTNPTESLDIGGRRKVQVYKTWKSTCTYSSFLANKKPVCCVSLSTFYNRKVTTCPECSCGCKETNQNAVECISEGSSSSLSDLNSLDMVQCTDHMCPVRVHWHVKNNYMSHWRVKITVSNYNYKRNYSNWNVLVQHPGFSEKVITYSFNSTTLPTFGFTDKIALFWGLQFYNNELLQADEEEQGSVTTDILLEKDLRIFTLSNGWALPRRIYFSGEECEMPLPDTFPVLPNISSSVKHPHCLMLILLVYLTCKMLIT